The genomic region GTTCCATTAGGAAAAAAAATCGCCATTCCAAAATTTTGTTTTACAGCGCCTTGTCGAACGAAGAAGACGTACGCCGGGAATTCTCATTGAACGACAATACGAGATTTCTTCCTAAGCCTTTCAAAAAGGAAGAATTATTTATGAGTTTGCACGAAATGACGTTGAAAAGTTGAGTCGCGAGAGGTATCGTCTATTCTAATAGAGGAGAGGCTCATGCAAAATTAATAAAATCCGCTATTAAATTCTCCCCCCAAGCTTGAGGGGGAGTTAGAGGGGGGTTGATTTTATTAGACTGAATGCAACCCATCCTTACCTCCCCATACTTGGGGGAGGAATTATAGAGTTTTTGCAAGAGGCTCGAGGAGAAACGTTTTGATTTTGTAACGGTTGGAATAGTATGCCATTTCTTACGTATTTGGGTAGGAAGTATTTTGAACTCGATGCCGCCTCAGACAACCAATCCTGCCATTGTAATGCTCGAAGGAGATAGTCAAGATATCTTCTTCGCTATTCAAGCGGAAGCGGACGCGTGCCAGCAAGATATTCGCGAAGCCGAACAAGAAGAACAAATCAGCGCCAAAGAGAGCGAACGGCTCGATAAAATCGTACAGGAAGAGATAAAAGACGCGGAAAAACGACGATTTATACTTGCCGCCGCCGATAATAAAATCAAACTGGCTTGGCAATCGCATCCGCGCTTGAAATTCGTAGAACAAAAACTCCAACCCAAAGGAAAAATATGGTGGCTGGCCTTTTTGCTTGACCTTCGTCCCCAAGACGAATTCGCCTCCTTAGAGAAGGATTTCTGCCTGAACATTCTCGAATCCGATCTGGCTCAATCCATAAACCATCGAATGGATTTGATGGTGAATTGGGATGAAATTTTAAAAGTTCACCATTCCCTGCTCGTCGCCGTCGCCAAGATTGTCGGACAAAGTTTATACACTATCGCCGAGCAGTTGCAGGATTCCCGCGCCATGGAAGACGTAAAACTGTTGCTTCATTCTCTGGATTTGAAAATAGACAAAAAGAGAATTAATATCTTCCGCACTCCCTTCAGCGAACTCCGAAACAGTTTCGAAACGGGACTCTTTCTTTTGGAAAGAACCTACGACAAGGTCATCCAGCTCCAAGTCAAAAGGAGAGAATTGCAGGAAGCAAAAAATCGCTTCGATTCCGCCAAAAAGAAAATGGAAGATAATTCTAAGAATAGTCAAGAATCCCGCTCCTCCGATTTAATGAATAAAACGCAGGCGGCAAGGAGAATGATTTATCAAGAGAAGAAAAAATTTTAAGCATCCTCACCCTCATTGCATTGATTCGCCATGCCGAACCTCATACATTAAAACGCCCTTGAGATTTCATTTTATTTGTCGGATAATCGATTCGTGGAATGTTATCGATCATTCGCTTCTGTTGCCATGATTTTTGGAAATACAAGGGAGAGGAATATGAAAAACAAGGCCTTCACTTTAATCGAGTTGTTAATCGTCGTCGCCATTATCGGCATTCTCGCCGCCATCGCCGTTCCCAATTTTCTCAACGCCCAAACCCGCGCCAAAATCGCCCGCGTGGAATCGGACTTGAAATCGCTTTCCACAGCCTTATCCATGTACCGGCTCGACAATAACAGGCCCCCCGACGACAGCCAACCCAGCCACGGGTGGGTGATATCCTACGCCCGGTTAACCACGCCGGTTTCGTATATGAGCGCGGTGCTGCCCGATGTTTTCCAGGCCGACGACGTTCTCATCAACGATAATACGGGGCATCGCATCGGCGGCCCCAACGGTCCTCTTTCCTACGATTACGGCACGGATAAATTTCATGGTTATAACGGCAGTCCCACCCACGTGTGGTATAAAGCCTGGAGAAATTCCACGTGGAAAATCGGCAGTTGCGGACCCGATAAAAAATATCTCAACGTCGCGCTTCCCGCTGGCGCCGGTTGGCTGGCAGGCAACTTTTACGACGCCAGTAACGGCCTCGTCTCTCCCGGCGATATCTTTCGCGGTGAAGAATTTTACAGTAAGGACAGCAAACAGAGAAACTGACTGGGGGACTGGGGGACATTAAGACATTGAGATTTGGGAGACGGGGAGAGTGTTCGCCTCTTTATACATTGAAGTTTTTTTGCGAGACGAACAATGAAAGGCTTTTTTATAACAGGAACCGATACGGGAATCGGGAAAACCCTAATTACATCACTCCTCGCTCTCGGTCTGCGCCGGCAAGGCGTTCATGTTTGTCCCGTCAAGCCTATTGGCGCTGGAGGCGTATTTATTGAGAATCGCCTAATCTCTGAAGACGTTCTCGTCTACCGCCGCGTGGCGGATATCGAGGAACCGGCGTCTTTGCTGAATCCCATCTGTTTTCAAAGAGCCGTTTCGCCCCATTTTGCGGCGGAGTTAGAAGGCCGCCCTATCGTTTCCTGCCAAATCATCAAATCCCTTGAAAAGATATCTGCCCGTTACGACGTTCTACTGGTAGAGGGCGTTGGGGGATGGATGGTTCCCCTGAACGGCGAGTATTTGGTCGCCGACTTGGCGAAAGCGTTGAAATTGCCGATTCTCGTCGCTTCCGCCAACCGTTTGGGAACGCTGAATCATACGCTGTTGACTCTTGCGTCAATTCGTCAAAGCGGCTGTTCCTTGGCGGGCGTTGTCTTCACTCATTCTCAGCCGGACGCGCCCGCCGATCTGGCGAGAAACAATATCGAAACCATAGAGAAAATCGGAAAGACCGCTATTCTGGGAAGCATCCCCTTTCTGGAACCGCAACTTTTAGAAAATCCCGATAGAGAATTATTATGGCGAAAAATTCGGAATGCGTTTCAATGGAATCAAATCATCCAACTCCTTACAACATAGAAGAGATCGAACGTTGGACGGATTGGGATCGACGCTATATCTGGCATCCTTTCACGCAGATGCAAGATTACGTCCAACAGCCGCCGCTCATCATTTCTCATGGCGAGGGCGCTTATTTATACGATATCCAAGGCCGCCGCTACTTCGACGGCAATTCGTCTCTTTGGGTATGCGCGCATGGGCACGGACGCCGGGAAATCACGCAAGCTATCCAACGGCAGGCGGAGAAAATTTCGCACTCCACCCTCTTAGGCCAGGCGAATATCCCCTCCATCGAGCTCGCCAAACGCCTTGTTGAAATCGCGCCGCCGGGCTTGGAAAAAGTATTCTATTCCGACAATGGATCAACGGCTGCCGAGATCGCTTTGAAAATGGCGTTTCAGTATTGGCGCCAAGCGCGTCCGCCGCGTTCGAAAAAGAAGACCTTTCTTAGCATTCACAACGCCTATCACGGCGACACGATCGGCGCCGTCAGCGTTGGCGGCATCGATCTTTTTCATGGAATATTCGGCCCGCTGCTCTTTTCCTGCTGCGCTATTCCCTATCCCGTTTATTCCAAATATACGTCCATAGAACCGCCGCAAACAATCGCCCAAAAATCGCTAGACGCCTGCGAACGCCTTTTGCGCGAACGCGCCGCCGAAATCGCCGCCGTCATCGTCGAGCCGATGATGCAGGGCGCGGCGGGGATACTTACCCAGGCGCCGGGATTTCTTATAGGTTTGCGCGACTTATGCCGCCGCTACGAGGTTTTTCTCATTTTCGATGAAGTGGCGACAGGTTTTGGCCGGACGGGAAAAATGTTCGCCTGCGAGCATGAGGGAGTCTCGCCGGATTTCATGTGTTTAGCAAAGGGACTCACGGGTGGCTATCTACCCTTGGCGGCGACGTTAACCACGCAGGAAGTCTTTGACGGATTCTTAGGCGAGTACGGCGAGTTCCGCGCTTTTTTCCACGGCCATACTTTTACCGGAAATCAACTCGGCTGCGCGGCGGCGTTAGCCAGCCTCGATTGTTTCGAGAAAGACCAGACGCTGCAACGACTGCAACCGATCATCGCCCACCTGGAACGACGGCTGGATTGTCTTTTCGAAACCAACGACCGCGTCGCCGACATCCGCCAAATCGGCATGGCCGCCGGAATCGATCTCGCCAGCAGCCGCGTTCGCAATGAATCCTACCGCGTAGAGGACGCCCTCGGCGCCAAGGTCTGCTTCGCCTTGCGCAACTATGGAATATGGCTCAGACCGCTAGGCAACACGCTGGTTCTTATGCCTCCGTTGATTGCGACGATCGAGGAAATCGATTATTTGATCGATTCCATCGATCAGTGCATGAAGGAAGAATTGACGTGAGGGATATGTTTAAAAGGGATTATCCTCTTCCAACAAAGTTGGAATATCTCGTGCGCTATGAATAATTCGTACTATATCAATACATTCATCTAAAACCTGATAAAAAATCAGATAGCGTTCGAAACCAGGAATAGGTAAAAAACGAATATTTACCAAATCAGGGTGCGAAAATTTCCAAGATTGGCCTATTAGAGGCATTTTGGCCAGTTCTTCAAATGCATATTCTGCGGCTTCTAAAAAGCGGATCGCGGCGGATATGTTATCGTTTCCGATATAATCGCAGATTTCTTCTAAGTCGATTATGACTTGATTTCTTTTTGCGATTCGGCGGATCATTATCGATTCCGCCGTTGGTTAAATCGTCCTACGATTTTCCGTTTCAAATCTTCCCAATCTTTCTTGGTCATCTCGGTGGAGGGACCGCTATTCAATCCTTTCAATAGCAAATTTTCTAACCGAATTTCTTCTTCGCGCCTCTGTTTTTCCCGAATCAACGAGCGGATGTATTCGCTGACGCTGCTATAACCGCCGCGTGCGGCTTCGGTTTGGACAAATTCTTTCATTTCCGCCGATAAAGCAATGTTCATGGTTTCCATTATACATATCTC from Candidatus Omnitrophota bacterium harbors:
- a CDS encoding type II toxin-antitoxin system ParD family antitoxin, whose amino-acid sequence is METMNIALSAEMKEFVQTEAARGGYSSVSEYIRSLIREKQRREEEIRLENLLLKGLNSGPSTEMTKKDWEDLKRKIVGRFNQRRNR
- the bioA gene encoding adenosylmethionine--8-amino-7-oxononanoate transaminase, producing the protein MESNHPTPYNIEEIERWTDWDRRYIWHPFTQMQDYVQQPPLIISHGEGAYLYDIQGRRYFDGNSSLWVCAHGHGRREITQAIQRQAEKISHSTLLGQANIPSIELAKRLVEIAPPGLEKVFYSDNGSTAAEIALKMAFQYWRQARPPRSKKKTFLSIHNAYHGDTIGAVSVGGIDLFHGIFGPLLFSCCAIPYPVYSKYTSIEPPQTIAQKSLDACERLLRERAAEIAAVIVEPMMQGAAGILTQAPGFLIGLRDLCRRYEVFLIFDEVATGFGRTGKMFACEHEGVSPDFMCLAKGLTGGYLPLAATLTTQEVFDGFLGEYGEFRAFFHGHTFTGNQLGCAAALASLDCFEKDQTLQRLQPIIAHLERRLDCLFETNDRVADIRQIGMAAGIDLASSRVRNESYRVEDALGAKVCFALRNYGIWLRPLGNTLVLMPPLIATIEEIDYLIDSIDQCMKEELT
- a CDS encoding type II toxin-antitoxin system RelE/ParE family toxin; its protein translation is MIRRIAKRNQVIIDLEEICDYIGNDNISAAIRFLEAAEYAFEELAKMPLIGQSWKFSHPDLVNIRFLPIPGFERYLIFYQVLDECIDIVRIIHSARDIPTLLEEDNPF
- the bioD gene encoding dethiobiotin synthase, translating into MKGFFITGTDTGIGKTLITSLLALGLRRQGVHVCPVKPIGAGGVFIENRLISEDVLVYRRVADIEEPASLLNPICFQRAVSPHFAAELEGRPIVSCQIIKSLEKISARYDVLLVEGVGGWMVPLNGEYLVADLAKALKLPILVASANRLGTLNHTLLTLASIRQSGCSLAGVVFTHSQPDAPADLARNNIETIEKIGKTAILGSIPFLEPQLLENPDRELLWRKIRNAFQWNQIIQLLTT
- a CDS encoding prepilin-type N-terminal cleavage/methylation domain-containing protein, whose product is MKNKAFTLIELLIVVAIIGILAAIAVPNFLNAQTRAKIARVESDLKSLSTALSMYRLDNNRPPDDSQPSHGWVISYARLTTPVSYMSAVLPDVFQADDVLINDNTGHRIGGPNGPLSYDYGTDKFHGYNGSPTHVWYKAWRNSTWKIGSCGPDKKYLNVALPAGAGWLAGNFYDASNGLVSPGDIFRGEEFYSKDSKQRN